A genomic window from Cloacibacillus evryensis DSM 19522 includes:
- a CDS encoding GLUG motif-containing protein, producing the protein MFDLLAAFKRKRCACFALLAMLTLLVMAACASQDGSWVESADTAWYESDKEASSYTISTPEELAGLAVIVGSGDAEGKKNDFKGRMIILAKDIDLSGKVWSPVGNYNAKFAGAFDGRGHTISGLGTITPLPSDKYGDYGLFGCLGQYSSVKNFILKGDVVASGDKYNYIGTVAGRLYYSEPVENCSFTGRLRGMTGKVNGGIIGYNEAGTIRNCSASADITADAANAKAGAYMIIGGILGKNFSKSTIENSAFTGSIKYDDNLSRMRVGGIIGENSSNNCIIQNCVVSADIDVSGGLGTDSYSDYNCAGGVAGYNDGPINNVAVAGTVKLHAEDGKNWVAAGGIAGVTGTGGNTYAHNSSVSCKVSASSLLPEKACAGALVGYVYRWTNEWEVEDKCKIINNRWVKGEGVPAPLAGNWNEISGDIGIDKAIVSNDAVESESNLPASAVLTTPLIRLVENKSFTLAATVYPTAAYNKSDVMISWNVSDPSVASLTADGASALVRGLAAGFTKINLSCGNLLGGENTYTPVTGTAVYRVKMEGLELSPRAISLDAAGASADITATILPDSDTPSYPVLKWTYEVVSGDNASADDILLSFGDSSLKAKVTLKNHVEGAVYRITAGGVDDSSLTDSILLTATAAQPSGGGSSGGCNAGFAGFAALALFLPCALLFRKKG; encoded by the coding sequence ATGTTTGATTTGTTGGCGGCATTCAAAAGAAAGCGCTGCGCCTGCTTTGCGCTGCTTGCGATGCTGACGCTCCTCGTCATGGCGGCCTGCGCCTCGCAGGACGGCTCGTGGGTCGAGAGCGCGGACACCGCGTGGTATGAGAGCGACAAAGAGGCCTCGTCGTATACGATAAGCACACCCGAAGAGCTCGCCGGCCTTGCCGTCATCGTCGGCAGCGGCGACGCGGAGGGGAAAAAGAACGACTTCAAGGGACGGATGATAATCCTCGCGAAGGATATAGATCTTTCCGGCAAAGTCTGGTCGCCGGTGGGAAATTATAACGCCAAGTTCGCCGGCGCTTTTGACGGCAGGGGACATACGATAAGCGGACTCGGCACAATAACGCCGCTTCCCTCCGACAAATACGGCGATTATGGCCTCTTCGGCTGCCTTGGACAATACTCTTCGGTCAAGAATTTCATCCTCAAAGGCGACGTCGTTGCTTCGGGCGACAAATACAACTATATCGGCACCGTGGCGGGACGCCTCTATTATTCCGAACCCGTCGAAAACTGCAGCTTTACAGGCCGCCTCAGAGGCATGACCGGGAAAGTTAACGGCGGTATAATCGGCTACAACGAAGCGGGCACTATCCGCAACTGCTCCGCGAGCGCCGACATTACAGCCGACGCCGCGAACGCAAAAGCGGGCGCTTATATGATAATCGGCGGCATTTTGGGCAAAAATTTTTCCAAATCCACGATTGAGAACTCGGCCTTCACCGGCTCTATCAAATACGATGATAACCTCTCAAGGATGCGTGTCGGCGGTATCATCGGTGAAAACTCTTCGAACAACTGTATCATTCAGAACTGCGTAGTTTCCGCCGACATTGACGTCAGCGGCGGTCTTGGTACTGACAGCTATTCGGACTACAACTGCGCGGGCGGCGTCGCCGGGTATAACGATGGTCCCATCAATAACGTCGCCGTAGCGGGAACCGTTAAGCTCCATGCCGAAGACGGCAAAAACTGGGTAGCGGCCGGCGGAATAGCCGGCGTCACAGGCACAGGCGGAAACACTTACGCGCACAACAGCTCCGTCAGCTGCAAAGTATCGGCCTCCAGCCTGCTACCCGAAAAAGCCTGCGCCGGTGCGCTGGTGGGATATGTTTATCGCTGGACAAACGAGTGGGAAGTAGAGGACAAATGCAAAATAATAAACAACCGTTGGGTTAAGGGCGAAGGCGTTCCTGCGCCGCTTGCGGGAAACTGGAATGAGATCAGCGGAGATATAGGGATAGATAAGGCGATCGTCAGCAACGACGCGGTGGAATCCGAATCAAATCTGCCGGCCTCGGCCGTGCTCACAACGCCGCTGATCAGGCTCGTTGAAAACAAATCATTCACACTTGCGGCGACAGTATATCCCACCGCTGCCTACAACAAAAGCGACGTAATGATCTCATGGAACGTCTCAGACCCATCCGTGGCATCCCTCACGGCCGACGGCGCATCGGCGCTCGTCAGGGGGCTGGCTGCCGGCTTCACCAAGATAAACCTCTCCTGCGGTAATCTGCTTGGCGGCGAAAACACCTACACTCCGGTGACGGGCACGGCGGTCTACCGCGTGAAGATGGAGGGGCTCGAACTCTCGCCGCGGGCGATATCGCTTGACGCGGCGGGAGCGAGCGCCGATATCACGGCGACGATCCTGCCCGACTCCGACACCCCCTCCTACCCGGTCCTTAAGTGGACATACGAGGTGGTATCCGGAGATAACGCCTCTGCGGACGATATTCTCCTATCCTTCGGCGACAGCAGCCTCAAGGCGAAGGTGACGCTGAAAAACCACGTCGAGGGCGCCGTCTACCGCATTACGGCGGGGGGCGTCGACGATTCGTCGCTGACCGACTCGATACTGCTGACCGCCACGGCCGCGCAGCCGTCGGGCGGCGGCTCCTCCGGCGGCTGCAACGCGGGATTCGCGGGATTCGCGGCGCTCGCGCTGTTTTTGCCCTGCGCGCTTCTTTTCCGGAAAAAAGGATAG
- a CDS encoding Ig-like domain-containing protein, with amino-acid sequence MKKSYSNKLYLLALALLLAFSALSPAAAAEFWKTDTSWYDGPAAAKGTVDDPYRIADAEGLAGFAALVNAGSDDFKDKYVTLTLDVDLAKKEWIPIGWMVAYGNLRGFAGHFDGGGHKITGMLISTGEYMPKGTGSKIDKNGTISNTTGLFGYLAATGTIQNVYVEGSVTNKVSSGAAGLVGWTDGYVYNCIVSCDLDASGQGNAYAGVVASLIGGGKVRNCVTYGSIKSSVGAAYSGGIAGFGYWYRGATENCVAMCSSIVSMADAGGIWGGFNSTTKYCVSTSDYVMGGQPNYTGGIVGAYGYGYTECYWLYAKEGQPEFGWGGSKTEGRVTDPALLPIASVVLTPDSFKTLKTGETRVIEAAAYPPTGDASALKYNWTVADGLTIVSGAGTSKITVRADKEGFYPVSASVTGILGVDAASTDIAVTPGGLLKVTSKTITVSEINISGNAEALTEGESRLFTAACKPSDAENQRVKWTISAASGGAQDSDIALVENADGSATVTLRRAGTTAAGYTLTATAEDGGASASVTITTSVIEGEEISSILPVGGVVTAETEAVKANGINSSQLATLVKTLGASMSSFKVNGNGVVYLEDSVAQKAIVNAISDDKVVLEKAVLLPLFKTQVSAAGATAVTAFIISGDKLMADTPQEVKLVKTRPDGTGTFLTYAAAAADYTDGHFTIQNMDDSVLAADGAIEASKSYKLVVYVKDGGAYDIDPTECSIVDPLALIKTSQKQSSSSGGCNGGFAVLALLAALPLLRRRGKK; translated from the coding sequence ATGAAAAAATCTTACTCAAACAAACTTTACCTGCTGGCGCTCGCACTGCTCCTAGCATTCTCCGCGCTCAGCCCCGCGGCGGCGGCGGAGTTCTGGAAGACGGACACGAGCTGGTACGACGGCCCCGCGGCCGCCAAAGGCACGGTCGACGATCCGTACCGGATCGCGGACGCGGAGGGGCTCGCGGGCTTTGCCGCCCTCGTCAACGCCGGCTCCGACGACTTCAAGGACAAATATGTGACGCTCACGCTCGACGTCGACCTCGCGAAAAAAGAGTGGATACCCATCGGCTGGATGGTCGCCTATGGCAACCTCCGCGGTTTCGCCGGACACTTTGACGGCGGCGGCCATAAAATAACGGGGATGCTCATCTCGACGGGCGAATACATGCCCAAGGGGACCGGAAGCAAGATCGACAAAAACGGCACGATCAGCAACACCACAGGGCTCTTCGGCTACCTCGCGGCGACCGGCACGATACAGAACGTCTATGTTGAGGGCTCCGTCACCAACAAGGTGAGCTCCGGCGCGGCGGGCCTCGTCGGCTGGACGGACGGCTACGTCTACAACTGTATCGTCAGCTGTGACCTCGACGCCTCCGGCCAAGGCAACGCTTACGCCGGCGTCGTCGCCTCGCTGATCGGCGGCGGCAAGGTGCGCAACTGTGTCACCTATGGCAGCATTAAGTCCTCGGTAGGCGCGGCCTACTCCGGCGGCATTGCGGGCTTCGGCTACTGGTACAGGGGCGCGACGGAAAACTGCGTCGCGATGTGCTCTTCGATCGTGAGCATGGCAGACGCCGGCGGGATCTGGGGCGGCTTCAACTCGACGACGAAATACTGCGTCTCCACCTCGGACTACGTCATGGGCGGACAGCCTAACTACACTGGCGGCATCGTCGGCGCCTACGGTTACGGATACACGGAATGTTACTGGCTCTACGCGAAAGAGGGGCAGCCTGAATTTGGCTGGGGCGGCAGTAAGACCGAGGGACGCGTCACCGATCCCGCGCTGCTGCCGATCGCCTCGGTCGTGCTGACGCCCGACAGCTTCAAAACGCTGAAAACAGGCGAGACGCGCGTCATCGAAGCGGCCGCCTACCCCCCGACCGGCGACGCCTCCGCGCTGAAATACAACTGGACCGTCGCCGACGGCCTCACGATCGTATCGGGCGCGGGAACCTCAAAGATAACCGTCAGGGCCGATAAAGAGGGCTTCTACCCCGTCAGCGCCTCCGTCACCGGAATCCTCGGCGTGGACGCGGCCAGCACGGACATCGCCGTGACGCCGGGAGGCCTCCTCAAAGTGACGTCAAAGACGATCACCGTCTCCGAAATAAACATCAGCGGGAACGCCGAGGCGCTGACGGAGGGCGAGAGCCGCCTGTTCACCGCCGCCTGCAAACCCTCCGACGCGGAAAACCAGAGGGTCAAGTGGACGATAAGCGCCGCGAGCGGCGGCGCCCAGGACTCCGACATCGCCCTTGTTGAAAACGCCGACGGCAGCGCGACCGTCACACTGCGCCGGGCCGGAACGACAGCCGCCGGATACACCCTGACGGCGACGGCGGAAGACGGCGGCGCTTCGGCCTCTGTCACAATAACGACCTCTGTCATTGAGGGCGAAGAGATATCGAGCATCCTGCCGGTCGGCGGGGTCGTGACCGCCGAAACGGAGGCGGTCAAGGCGAACGGGATCAACTCGTCGCAGCTCGCCACGCTCGTGAAGACGCTCGGCGCTTCGATGAGCTCGTTCAAAGTCAACGGGAACGGCGTCGTCTATCTCGAGGACTCCGTCGCGCAGAAGGCGATCGTAAACGCGATCTCCGACGACAAGGTCGTCCTTGAAAAGGCTGTTTTGCTTCCGCTCTTCAAAACCCAGGTCTCGGCTGCCGGCGCCACGGCGGTGACGGCCTTCATCATCAGCGGCGATAAGCTCATGGCGGACACGCCGCAGGAGGTCAAGCTCGTAAAGACGCGGCCGGACGGAACGGGAACCTTCCTCACATACGCCGCGGCGGCGGCCGACTATACGGACGGCCACTTCACGATCCAGAACATGGACGACTCCGTCCTGGCGGCTGACGGAGCCATTGAGGCGTCCAAGAGCTACAAGCTCGTGGTATATGTGAAGGACGGCGGCGCTTACGACATCGACCCGACGGAATGCTCCATCGTCGACCCGCTCGCGCTGATAAAGACCTCGCAGAAACAGTCCTCCAGCAGCGGCGGCTGCAACGGCGGTTTCGCCGTGTTAGCACTGCTCGCGGCGCTGCCGCTTCTGAGAAGGCGCGGCAAAAAATAG
- a CDS encoding Synerg-CTERM sorting domain-containing protein, with amino-acid sequence MNKSFKKLGRNLALAAAAIFVVILFAGSMIGASDSWTPDTSWYDNYKNERGSAENPFLISSPEELAGLAKITNVAFGQWGVTKVSLKDKHILLTRDINLEDKEWAPIGWYLSYTEKSSWGSVTKEYAGFDGNFNGGGHTISGLKIETCENVPLYSSKQTEAAGLFGYISIDGKVRNLVVKGKVNASECEGVGGIAGWADGLIENCVTDVEVRATSSKRGYAGGIAGLNGGPQGDDMTSGNPYAIIRNNVVLGSVFSTPASFAYAGGIVGFSHWYKGEVLNNVALSPSIVSGMDAGGIFGGFNSFVTADNVSAAQKLAGAPGYVGGVVGAFGWGYQNCYWLSVNRDQPVGGITDPAKLPVTAVAMDTDNLKTIKSGETRDIHITAYPLTADASSLKYTWSVDKSKLEVIKGAGTPTLTVKAKDGAGTEDLFAVISADVYGLLGHTESQSGGSVVYISNFETTASVQGVLKITQGAIPVEGITAYGSNTAWKEGETRVLGASVRPSDADARDVVWTLSAVSGAASSEDVIMEDAGNGNLSILLRSGHEKDYAYTFTAATADGKFSDSITVVGDPVTDVEISGFIPTGDAVPNYIDAVKPVGATSAVIEDIAAAVGVDVSVFRVGLNGVLYLNSETVNAAVKDAEDRDNLKVTAIIPLPLFSVKVSAAGKIAAAGMIISGDRLMAETPQKVALVKTRPDGTGEFFTYAEDQDAIGNKRFTLQTMDDKTMAPTDKIDPAQTYKLVLYIQDNGGFDIDPADCSIIDPVAIVKLAEETPAPSGSSSGGCNAGVAGIMLLAVIPLLTRAAKKKS; translated from the coding sequence ATGAATAAGAGCTTTAAGAAACTCGGACGGAACCTCGCGCTTGCGGCGGCGGCCATATTCGTCGTAATTCTCTTTGCCGGTTCGATGATAGGCGCGTCGGATTCGTGGACGCCCGATACGTCATGGTACGACAATTACAAGAATGAGCGCGGGAGCGCGGAAAATCCATTTCTGATCTCCTCCCCCGAAGAGCTGGCCGGCCTCGCGAAGATAACCAATGTCGCCTTCGGCCAATGGGGGGTCACAAAGGTGAGCCTCAAGGACAAGCACATCCTCCTGACGCGCGACATCAACCTCGAAGACAAGGAATGGGCGCCCATCGGATGGTATCTTAGTTATACGGAGAAATCATCATGGGGGTCTGTTACCAAAGAATATGCGGGCTTCGACGGCAACTTCAACGGCGGCGGCCATACGATCTCCGGACTGAAGATAGAGACATGCGAAAACGTTCCGCTGTACAGCTCGAAACAGACCGAGGCGGCGGGCCTTTTCGGCTATATTTCCATCGACGGTAAGGTGAGAAACCTTGTTGTAAAAGGAAAGGTCAACGCCTCCGAATGCGAAGGCGTCGGCGGTATCGCCGGCTGGGCGGACGGCCTCATCGAGAACTGCGTCACCGACGTCGAAGTGCGGGCCACAAGTTCCAAAAGGGGCTACGCGGGCGGCATCGCGGGGCTCAACGGCGGGCCGCAGGGCGACGATATGACGAGTGGAAACCCCTATGCCATTATCCGCAACAACGTCGTTCTGGGAAGCGTCTTTTCCACGCCGGCCTCCTTCGCGTACGCGGGCGGCATCGTGGGATTCTCCCACTGGTATAAGGGAGAGGTGCTGAATAACGTCGCGCTGAGCCCCTCCATAGTCTCAGGGATGGACGCGGGCGGTATCTTCGGAGGCTTCAACAGTTTTGTGACCGCCGACAACGTCTCCGCCGCGCAAAAGCTCGCCGGCGCTCCCGGATATGTCGGAGGCGTCGTAGGCGCTTTCGGTTGGGGCTACCAGAACTGCTATTGGCTTTCCGTAAACCGCGATCAGCCAGTCGGCGGCATCACCGACCCCGCAAAGCTTCCGGTAACGGCGGTCGCGATGGATACCGATAATCTTAAGACCATCAAAAGCGGCGAAACGCGCGATATCCATATCACCGCATACCCGCTTACGGCCGACGCCTCCTCTCTTAAATACACGTGGAGCGTGGACAAGTCAAAGCTTGAGGTGATAAAGGGAGCGGGAACGCCGACGCTCACCGTGAAGGCAAAGGACGGCGCGGGGACGGAAGATCTCTTCGCCGTCATCTCCGCCGACGTCTATGGTTTGCTTGGACATACCGAGTCACAGTCGGGAGGATCTGTCGTTTATATCTCCAACTTTGAGACGACGGCCTCCGTCCAGGGCGTCCTTAAAATCACGCAAGGCGCGATCCCCGTCGAGGGAATTACGGCCTACGGTTCAAACACCGCGTGGAAAGAGGGCGAGACCCGGGTGCTGGGAGCCTCTGTAAGACCTTCGGACGCCGATGCCCGCGATGTCGTCTGGACGCTCTCCGCTGTAAGCGGCGCCGCGTCGTCGGAAGATGTCATCATGGAAGATGCCGGAAACGGGAATCTTTCGATACTCCTCCGTTCCGGCCATGAAAAGGATTACGCCTACACATTTACGGCGGCGACCGCGGACGGTAAATTCTCAGACTCGATAACGGTAGTCGGAGACCCGGTGACAGATGTTGAAATCTCCGGATTCATCCCGACCGGCGACGCCGTTCCTAATTATATCGACGCGGTGAAGCCAGTGGGAGCGACGAGCGCGGTCATAGAAGATATCGCCGCCGCGGTCGGCGTCGACGTCTCCGTCTTCAGAGTCGGTTTGAACGGAGTCCTTTACCTTAACAGCGAAACGGTGAACGCGGCTGTCAAAGACGCGGAGGATAGGGACAATCTTAAAGTGACGGCGATAATTCCTCTGCCGCTCTTCTCAGTGAAGGTAAGCGCCGCGGGCAAGATCGCGGCCGCCGGCATGATTATCAGCGGAGACCGCCTCATGGCAGAGACGCCGCAGAAGGTGGCGCTTGTCAAGACACGCCCCGACGGGACAGGCGAGTTCTTCACCTACGCGGAGGATCAGGACGCCATCGGCAACAAGCGCTTTACGCTGCAGACGATGGACGATAAGACAATGGCGCCGACGGATAAGATCGATCCGGCGCAAACATACAAGCTGGTGCTTTACATCCAGGACAACGGCGGTTTTGACATCGATCCGGCGGACTGCTCCATTATCGACCCGGTCGCCATAGTCAAGCTCGCGGAA
- a CDS encoding GLUG motif-containing protein, with protein sequence MSRKILFMFIALMAAFLLPAGSARAADWIESADVSWYEANSADVTFTINTPEELAGLAKLVNDGTQTFLNKTVKLGKDIDLGGKVWTGIGITGKTFKGLFDGQGYTVGGLGAIKCGAPGGEYIGFFGILNGGLTLNIRNLNVTGNVSVAPETIAGRDYLGYRVGGIAGWAQGAAATSSIENCSFKGSVKGYGDGYVGAIAGYGAMVLRNCSAEAYITTDNSGNDKNTTVTCLGGLCGNANQPIENCFFSGSIKNAEAVGPVSAGGIAGTTGTGAALTNCAVSCDIDVIGGQHPTVNINRAGYMNNAGGIAGVVQWQAIVGCSAQGSIKIRSAAAGDAFVNAGGIAGVKDNSQDLDFEHCSSVMKTDSSGHAGSLVGFIPEPTNIKMYQCEWLAGEGFPSDCYAADVDIPENRLKLSVTKVTDAAELTPVALISAPTVRILENQSYTQKAISFPSAAGKTDGLAWSWGTADSTVASIVSSVRESALVRGVKAGATYILASTNGFLGENSWTAKTYAAVTKVMLTSLALDAESVTLTGAGDSKIITASLLPAEEVSYPVLRWDLKVTSGDAAAVDDIELTHVGSSRQLKATLLKYVPGAQYLLSAYTVDGSELSADVVVNTAEEKAPDGGSHSSGGCNGGGYGWLSLFMVLPFAASVLKKRSAINGGKNHE encoded by the coding sequence ATGTCAAGAAAAATATTATTTATGTTTATCGCGCTTATGGCGGCGTTTCTATTGCCGGCCGGCAGCGCGCGGGCGGCGGACTGGATTGAGTCCGCCGACGTCAGTTGGTACGAGGCGAACTCCGCCGACGTCACCTTTACGATCAACACGCCGGAGGAGCTCGCGGGACTCGCGAAGCTCGTCAACGACGGGACGCAAACTTTTCTCAACAAGACGGTAAAGCTCGGAAAAGATATCGACCTGGGCGGCAAGGTGTGGACGGGTATCGGGATAACGGGGAAAACATTCAAAGGATTGTTTGACGGCCAGGGATACACCGTAGGCGGCCTCGGCGCTATCAAGTGCGGAGCGCCGGGCGGAGAGTATATCGGATTCTTCGGCATACTCAACGGTGGTCTCACCTTAAATATCAGGAACCTCAACGTCACGGGAAATGTCTCCGTCGCTCCGGAAACCATCGCGGGAAGAGACTATCTGGGTTACCGCGTCGGCGGCATCGCCGGCTGGGCGCAGGGAGCAGCCGCGACCAGCTCGATAGAAAACTGTTCCTTTAAAGGCAGCGTAAAGGGGTACGGCGACGGATATGTCGGAGCGATAGCCGGATATGGCGCCATGGTGCTTCGCAACTGCAGCGCCGAGGCGTATATAACCACCGATAACTCGGGAAACGACAAAAACACTACCGTTACCTGCTTGGGCGGCCTCTGTGGAAATGCCAACCAGCCGATAGAAAACTGCTTTTTCAGCGGTTCGATAAAGAACGCCGAGGCCGTGGGCCCAGTCAGCGCGGGGGGCATTGCCGGCACCACCGGCACGGGGGCCGCTCTCACGAATTGCGCCGTCTCATGCGACATTGACGTCATCGGCGGACAGCATCCCACGGTTAACATCAACCGCGCCGGATATATGAATAACGCCGGCGGGATAGCAGGAGTCGTTCAATGGCAGGCAATAGTGGGATGTTCGGCGCAGGGAAGCATAAAGATCAGGTCGGCGGCGGCGGGAGACGCCTTTGTGAACGCCGGCGGCATTGCCGGTGTCAAAGACAACAGCCAGGACCTTGACTTTGAACACTGTTCGTCCGTAATGAAGACCGACTCCTCCGGCCACGCGGGAAGTTTAGTAGGATTCATTCCGGAACCCACTAATATTAAAATGTATCAATGCGAGTGGCTGGCGGGAGAGGGGTTCCCCTCAGACTGTTACGCGGCCGACGTCGACATTCCCGAAAATAGGCTCAAACTCAGCGTTACGAAGGTGACCGACGCCGCCGAGCTGACGCCCGTCGCGCTCATTTCCGCGCCGACGGTGCGGATACTGGAGAACCAAAGCTATACGCAGAAGGCGATCTCCTTCCCCTCCGCCGCGGGAAAAACGGACGGTCTCGCCTGGTCATGGGGGACGGCCGACAGCACCGTCGCCTCGATAGTCTCCTCTGTCAGAGAAAGCGCGCTGGTCAGGGGCGTCAAAGCGGGCGCGACATATATACTGGCCTCGACAAACGGCTTCCTCGGTGAAAATTCATGGACGGCAAAGACCTACGCCGCCGTCACCAAGGTGATGCTCACCTCTCTCGCGCTTGACGCGGAGTCTGTCACGCTGACGGGCGCCGGCGATTCAAAGATCATAACCGCCTCTCTGCTGCCGGCGGAAGAGGTGTCGTATCCCGTTTTACGCTGGGACCTTAAGGTGACCTCGGGCGACGCGGCGGCGGTCGACGACATAGAGTTGACGCACGTCGGCAGTTCGAGACAGTTGAAGGCGACCCTGCTCAAATACGTGCCGGGGGCCCAGTATCTGCTTTCTGCCTATACGGTGGACGGGTCGGAGCTTTCAGCCGACGTCGTCGTCAACACGGCGGAGGAAAAAGCCCCCGACGGCGGTTCGCACAGTTCAGGCGGCTGCAATGGAGGCGGTTACGGCTGGCTTTCGCTCTTTATGGTCCTTCCGTTTGCCGCTTCGGTTTTAAAAAAACGGAGCGCCATAAACGGAGGTAAGAATCATGAATAA